The following proteins are co-located in the Polymorphospora rubra genome:
- a CDS encoding MarR family winged helix-turn-helix transcriptional regulator has translation MDRAKHDDPADRAEALQAVADSGRRLSTAMILFHTNLSKRVGLGPTEEKVLDLVHRHGHPSVRDLAEQTGMAKNSISDVLDRLERKGFVVRQPDPSDGRKVAVVATEEGTARIRDLFVGMMTRLDQLNAEYSAADLALIAGYQRRAAAIQEAEGRRLGD, from the coding sequence ATGGACAGGGCGAAGCACGACGACCCGGCGGACCGCGCCGAGGCCCTACAGGCCGTCGCCGACTCGGGGCGCCGCCTGAGCACGGCGATGATCCTGTTCCACACCAACCTGTCCAAGCGGGTCGGGCTCGGGCCCACCGAGGAGAAGGTGCTCGACCTCGTCCACCGCCACGGGCACCCGTCGGTGCGTGATCTGGCCGAGCAGACCGGGATGGCCAAGAACTCGATCAGTGACGTCCTCGACCGGTTGGAGCGCAAGGGCTTCGTCGTCCGGCAGCCCGACCCGAGCGACGGCCGGAAGGTCGCCGTCGTCGCGACCGAGGAGGGCACGGCGCGGATCCGCGATCTGTTCGTCGGGATGATGACCCGGCTCGATCAGCTGAACGCGGAGTACTCCGCCGCCGACCTCGCGCTCATCGCCGGATATCAGCGCCGCGCGGCAGCCATCCAGGAGGCCGAGGGGCGCCGGCTCGGCGACTGA
- a CDS encoding D-arabinono-1,4-lactone oxidase, which yields MQPRYELRRRSWCAHVDWTLDHLAELQHTNRNMDFYWYPRSEQTQIRTMNRRDREPDIHPWAAGREAGPGGHPPEIQVGPTHRAIPRHRELRFEEIEYMLPSEAFPACFAEVRRRIRERHRRMAAWRVLVRTIAADDIALSNAYGRATTTIACLQNSSLPYEEYFRDMESVFRQYGGRPHWGKKHWLTARELRPLYPRWNDFQAARRRLDPDGVFRTPDLARLLEEA from the coding sequence GTGCAGCCCCGCTACGAGTTGCGCCGGCGGTCGTGGTGCGCCCACGTCGACTGGACGCTCGACCACCTCGCCGAACTCCAGCACACCAACCGCAACATGGACTTCTACTGGTATCCGCGCAGCGAACAGACCCAGATCCGGACGATGAACCGGCGGGACCGGGAGCCGGACATCCACCCGTGGGCGGCGGGGCGCGAGGCCGGTCCGGGCGGGCATCCCCCCGAGATCCAGGTCGGGCCGACCCACCGCGCCATCCCCCGGCACCGGGAACTGCGCTTCGAGGAGATCGAGTACATGCTGCCGTCGGAGGCGTTCCCCGCCTGCTTCGCCGAGGTCCGGCGCCGGATCCGGGAACGGCACCGCCGGATGGCGGCGTGGCGGGTCCTGGTACGTACCATCGCCGCCGACGACATCGCGCTGAGCAACGCCTACGGCCGGGCGACGACCACCATCGCCTGCCTGCAGAACAGCTCCCTGCCGTACGAGGAGTACTTCCGGGACATGGAGTCGGTGTTCCGGCAGTACGGCGGGCGGCCGCACTGGGGCAAGAAGCACTGGTTGACCGCCCGCGAGCTGCGGCCGCTCTATCCCCGCTGGAACGACTTCCAGGCGGCCCGCCGCCGGCTCGACCCCGACGGCGTGTTCCGCACACCCGACCTGGCCCGGCTGCTTGAGGAGGCGTGA
- a CDS encoding low temperature requirement protein A, which translates to MSAAPTLRRSRWLVPVAPGSRVTRLELFYDLIFVFAFLNVTGLVSRHLDPLGLLAGAVVLALLWWCWTGFVALGNAVRADHGILPLIGFATMAAVFVLALAMPQAFVDRPGDLSGPAVFAVCYLAVRALTVGALWFVFSATDQPRRRLWLLTLPAVVAAGLIGLAAFTPLWLHDGGVAARVRLGLWLAALIVEYGAGILLPYTAWSVVSAGHFAERHGLIVLIALGESVLGLGIGPGRFADLTLTAPVIIAGVLGIGLISALWWLHFDTLALAIEQAMHGTRDRVRIPFARDVYTYLHLAIIIGIMFTALGLKVVLEVVAAPGDHRSGGAVTTLYGGVVLFLLAGVAAMLRTFHRVRRSTLVAVVVITGLAVVAVRVPVLVALGLLVAACLVLALVQRLTGVAERTRIRELTLHEEEASEAEISRWRRGHL; encoded by the coding sequence GTGAGCGCAGCGCCGACTCTCCGCCGGTCCCGGTGGCTCGTGCCGGTGGCGCCGGGCTCACGGGTGACCCGGCTCGAACTCTTCTACGATCTCATCTTCGTCTTCGCCTTCCTGAACGTGACCGGCCTGGTCTCGCGGCACCTCGACCCGCTCGGTCTGCTGGCCGGGGCCGTCGTGCTCGCCCTGCTGTGGTGGTGCTGGACCGGGTTCGTCGCGCTCGGCAACGCGGTGCGCGCCGACCACGGCATACTGCCGTTGATCGGCTTCGCCACCATGGCCGCCGTCTTCGTGCTGGCACTGGCCATGCCGCAGGCGTTCGTCGACCGCCCCGGGGACCTGTCCGGCCCGGCCGTGTTCGCCGTCTGCTATCTGGCCGTACGGGCCCTGACGGTCGGCGCGCTCTGGTTCGTGTTCAGTGCGACCGACCAGCCCCGCCGGCGCCTGTGGCTGCTGACCCTGCCGGCCGTCGTGGCGGCCGGGCTGATCGGGCTCGCCGCGTTCACCCCGCTGTGGCTCCACGACGGCGGAGTCGCGGCCCGGGTCCGACTCGGGCTGTGGCTGGCCGCCCTGATCGTGGAGTACGGCGCCGGGATCCTGCTGCCGTACACCGCGTGGTCGGTCGTCTCCGCCGGGCACTTCGCGGAGCGGCACGGGTTGATCGTGCTCATCGCGCTCGGCGAGTCGGTGCTGGGCCTGGGGATCGGTCCGGGCCGGTTCGCCGACCTCACCCTGACCGCGCCGGTGATCATCGCCGGCGTGCTGGGCATCGGCCTGATCTCCGCCCTCTGGTGGCTGCACTTCGACACCCTCGCGCTGGCGATCGAGCAGGCCATGCACGGCACCCGGGACCGGGTCCGGATCCCGTTCGCCCGCGACGTCTACACCTACCTGCATCTGGCGATCATCATCGGGATCATGTTCACGGCACTCGGGCTCAAGGTCGTGCTCGAGGTGGTCGCCGCGCCGGGCGACCACCGGTCCGGCGGTGCGGTCACCACCCTCTACGGCGGGGTGGTGCTCTTTCTGCTGGCCGGCGTCGCCGCCATGCTGCGCACGTTCCACCGGGTGCGCCGCTCGACCCTCGTCGCGGTGGTGGTGATCACCGGGCTCGCCGTGGTGGCCGTACGGGTCCCGGTCCTCGTCGCGCTCGGGCTGCTCGTCGCGGCGTGCCTGGTCCTGGCACTCGTACAGCGCCTGACCGGGGTGGCGGAGCGGACCCGGATCCGGGAGCTGACGCTGCACGAGGAGGAGGCGTCCGAGGCCGAGATCAGCCGGTGGCGCCGCGGACATCTCTAG
- a CDS encoding beta-galactosidase: protein MFFGGDYNPEQWPEDVWAQDVELMRRARVTLVTVGVFAWARLEPAPGRHDFGWLDRILDRLADAGIGVALATPTASPPPWFSLAHPEALPVDAAGVRLSHGSRDTYCASAPAYRSAARRIAAALAQRYHDHPALALWHVHNEYGTTCHCDLTAEAFRRWLRHRYGDLDTLNDAWTTAFWSQHYTDWAQIRPPRATQYLPNPTQVLDFRRFTSDELLAAYVEQRDLLRAATPGVPVTTNYVLGDWVPVDHARWAAEVDLVAIDHYPSDAGPAAEEEAAFAADLARGWARGSPGRPDWLLMETAPNLVYTADRMHTKEPGRMARNSLAAVARGSRGAMFFQWRAPRGGAELFHSALVPHAGPDSRVYREAVELGDRLARVAPAAAGVVEARVAVVYDEPSAWALRARALPSTRLDHLDDARRAHRALWRRGITADVVGGLDDLSGYAVVVLPGHYLMADRQAAALRAFVEAGGHLVATYLSGVADEHARIRTGGYPGALRDLLGVRVEEFHPLAVDASVKLSDGTTGDLWSETVHATGARVVASYADGVLAGRPAVTRHTVGAGTAWYVSTRLADDAYADLLHAVAADAGVGPVRPDLPPGVEVVTRRTGDRSWLFVLNHTATVCEVAASGVDLLTGATVDGVVRVPAGGSAVVGTG, encoded by the coding sequence ATGTTCTTCGGGGGCGACTACAACCCGGAGCAGTGGCCGGAAGACGTGTGGGCGCAGGACGTCGAACTGATGCGGCGGGCCCGCGTCACCCTGGTCACCGTCGGGGTCTTCGCCTGGGCCCGGCTGGAGCCCGCCCCCGGCCGCCACGACTTCGGGTGGCTCGACCGGATCCTCGACCGGCTCGCCGACGCCGGGATCGGGGTCGCCCTGGCCACTCCGACCGCGTCGCCGCCACCCTGGTTCAGCCTCGCCCACCCCGAGGCGCTGCCGGTCGACGCCGCCGGCGTACGGCTCAGCCACGGCAGCCGCGACACCTACTGCGCCAGCGCGCCCGCCTACCGGTCCGCCGCCCGCCGGATCGCCGCCGCTCTCGCCCAGCGCTACCACGACCATCCGGCGCTCGCCCTGTGGCACGTGCACAACGAGTACGGCACCACCTGCCACTGCGACCTCACCGCCGAGGCGTTCCGTCGCTGGCTGCGGCACCGCTACGGCGATCTCGACACGCTCAACGACGCGTGGACCACCGCCTTCTGGAGCCAGCACTACACCGACTGGGCGCAGATCCGGCCGCCGCGCGCCACCCAGTACCTGCCGAACCCCACCCAGGTGCTCGACTTCCGCCGGTTCACCTCCGACGAACTGCTCGCCGCGTACGTCGAACAGCGCGACCTGCTGCGCGCCGCGACCCCCGGCGTGCCGGTCACCACCAACTACGTACTCGGTGACTGGGTGCCGGTCGACCACGCCCGGTGGGCGGCCGAGGTCGACCTCGTCGCCATCGACCACTACCCGTCCGACGCCGGCCCCGCCGCCGAGGAGGAGGCGGCGTTCGCCGCCGACCTGGCCCGGGGTTGGGCCCGGGGCAGCCCGGGCCGGCCGGACTGGCTGCTGATGGAGACCGCGCCCAATCTCGTCTACACCGCCGACCGGATGCACACCAAGGAACCCGGCCGGATGGCCCGCAACAGCCTCGCCGCCGTCGCGCGCGGGTCGCGCGGCGCGATGTTCTTCCAGTGGCGGGCCCCGCGGGGCGGCGCCGAACTCTTCCACTCCGCGCTGGTCCCGCACGCCGGCCCGGACAGCCGGGTCTACCGCGAGGCGGTCGAACTCGGCGATCGACTCGCCCGGGTCGCGCCGGCCGCGGCCGGCGTCGTCGAGGCCCGGGTGGCCGTGGTGTACGACGAGCCGTCCGCCTGGGCACTGCGGGCCCGTGCCCTGCCGTCGACCCGGCTCGACCACCTCGACGACGCCCGGCGGGCGCACCGGGCACTGTGGCGCCGGGGCATCACCGCCGACGTCGTCGGCGGGCTCGACGACCTGTCCGGGTACGCCGTGGTCGTGCTGCCCGGCCACTACCTGATGGCCGACCGGCAGGCCGCCGCGCTGCGGGCCTTCGTCGAGGCCGGCGGGCACCTCGTGGCGACGTACCTCAGCGGGGTCGCCGACGAGCACGCCCGGATCCGCACCGGCGGCTATCCGGGCGCGCTGCGCGACCTGCTCGGCGTCCGGGTCGAGGAGTTCCACCCGCTGGCCGTGGACGCGTCGGTGAAGCTGTCCGACGGGACCACCGGCGACCTGTGGAGCGAGACCGTGCACGCCACCGGCGCGCGGGTCGTCGCCAGCTACGCCGATGGTGTCCTGGCCGGCCGTCCGGCGGTCACCCGGCACACCGTCGGCGCCGGCACCGCCTGGTACGTCTCCACCCGACTCGCCGACGACGCGTACGCCGACCTGCTGCACGCGGTGGCCGCGGACGCCGGCGTCGGGCCGGTGCGGCCGGACCTGCCGCCCGGGGTCGAGGTCGTGACCCGCCGCACCGGCGACCGGTCCTGGCTCTTCGTGCTCAACCACACCGCGACGGTGTGCGAGGTGGCCGCGAGCGGCGTCGACCTGCTGACCGGCGCCACGGTCGACGGCGTCGTACGGGTGCCGGCCGGCGGTTCGGCCGTGGTCGGTACCGGTTGA
- a CDS encoding FUSC family protein: MPSNPDSSGRRPGVAARLRARAKGSGRNSYRRLQTYLIVGVQAGLAAALSWVVAAQVLGNPEPTFAPAAAVGTIAAALGNRTRRTVELIVGVVLGIAVGDLLILLIGTGAWQTGAVVFLAITAAAVVRGTGALMTQAGGTAVLIATLTPTVADLEIPRTVNALVGGAIGLLVVLVLVPINPLRTVRRVASPTLDLFAREMTDSAEALALGDVKRAERVLERMRVAERELNRLGEVVTAADEVVRYSPVRWHRRRTLGAYRRGVEHMDRAFRNSRGLVRRIGTTLRDNEPVPPDLPAAVEHFGEAVRLLHREFLAGKEPEQARQRALRAVREAGRACREEIGFSGTIVVSQLRTACNDLLRATGVGRNEARSMVRAAAEGQR; this comes from the coding sequence ATGCCGTCGAATCCTGACTCGTCCGGCCGGCGCCCCGGTGTGGCCGCCCGACTGCGGGCCCGCGCGAAAGGTTCCGGGCGGAACAGCTACCGCCGGCTCCAGACGTATCTGATCGTGGGGGTCCAGGCCGGGCTGGCCGCCGCGCTGTCCTGGGTGGTGGCCGCGCAGGTGCTGGGCAACCCGGAACCGACGTTCGCGCCGGCGGCGGCCGTCGGTACGATCGCGGCCGCCCTCGGTAACCGGACCCGCCGCACGGTCGAGCTGATCGTCGGCGTGGTGCTCGGCATCGCCGTCGGTGACCTGCTCATCCTCCTGATCGGCACGGGGGCGTGGCAGACCGGGGCGGTCGTCTTCCTGGCCATCACGGCGGCGGCGGTGGTCCGGGGCACGGGGGCGTTGATGACCCAGGCCGGCGGTACGGCGGTGCTGATCGCGACCCTCACCCCGACGGTGGCCGACCTGGAGATCCCACGCACCGTCAACGCGCTGGTCGGCGGCGCGATCGGGCTGCTGGTGGTGCTCGTACTCGTCCCGATCAACCCGCTGCGGACCGTACGACGCGTCGCGAGCCCGACGCTGGACCTGTTCGCGCGGGAGATGACCGACTCGGCCGAGGCGCTCGCCCTCGGCGACGTGAAACGGGCCGAACGGGTGCTGGAGCGGATGCGGGTCGCCGAGCGGGAACTCAACCGGCTCGGGGAGGTCGTCACCGCGGCGGACGAGGTGGTCCGGTACTCCCCGGTGCGCTGGCACCGCCGGCGCACCCTGGGCGCGTACCGGCGCGGTGTCGAGCACATGGACCGGGCGTTCCGGAACAGCCGGGGACTGGTTCGCCGTATCGGCACCACGCTGCGGGACAACGAGCCCGTGCCGCCCGACCTGCCGGCGGCGGTCGAGCACTTCGGCGAGGCGGTCCGGCTGTTGCACCGGGAGTTCCTCGCGGGGAAGGAACCCGAGCAGGCCCGGCAACGGGCGCTGCGGGCGGTGCGGGAGGCCGGGCGGGCCTGCCGGGAGGAGATCGGGTTCTCCGGGACGATCGTCGTCTCGCAGCTGCGGACCGCCTGCAACGACCTGCTCCGGGCCACCGGGGTGGGCCGCAACGAGGCCCGGTCGATGGTCCGTGCGGCGGCCGAGGGACAGCGGTAG
- a CDS encoding sensory rhodopsin transducer, whose amino-acid sequence MIPDVGARVWVVPGGRIPFPAHGAEPEFSGFDQLCILNATDEEAQVSLDVYYEDAEPVGPYRIPVGARRIRHIRLNDLIDPEAIRLDRPYGCLLRSPVPVVVQFLRQDTRLPGALGLATTLAHPT is encoded by the coding sequence GTGATCCCGGACGTCGGAGCGCGGGTCTGGGTGGTCCCGGGCGGACGTATCCCGTTCCCCGCCCACGGGGCCGAGCCGGAGTTCAGCGGCTTCGACCAGCTCTGCATCCTCAACGCCACGGACGAGGAGGCGCAGGTCAGCCTGGACGTCTACTACGAGGACGCGGAGCCGGTCGGGCCGTACCGGATCCCGGTGGGCGCCCGGCGGATCCGGCACATACGACTCAACGACCTGATCGACCCGGAGGCGATCCGGCTCGACCGGCCGTACGGCTGCCTGCTGCGTTCCCCGGTCCCGGTGGTCGTCCAGTTCCTGCGTCAGGACACCCGGCTGCCCGGCGCGCTGGGCCTGGCCACCACCCTGGCCCATCCAACCTGA
- a CDS encoding LysE family translocator, with protein MVSLAAVLGMALVALGMVLTPGPNMIYLVSRSISQGRRAGLISLGGTVVGFVVYMTMANLGLAAVFVLVPWLYTGLKVAGAAYLLYLAWKALRPGGISMFETRELARDSSAKLFRMGLLTNLLNPKAAIMYMALIPQFIDPAAGNVMLQGFLLGGVQITVSVIVNAMFVIVAGSIAAFLATRPSWSKFQRWVTGTLLGAVGVKLAIDAPARAAS; from the coding sequence GTGGTGTCGTTGGCCGCCGTGCTGGGGATGGCGCTGGTCGCGCTGGGGATGGTGCTCACCCCCGGGCCGAACATGATCTACCTCGTCTCGCGCAGCATCAGCCAGGGCCGGCGGGCCGGACTGATCTCGCTGGGCGGCACCGTCGTCGGCTTCGTCGTCTACATGACGATGGCGAACCTCGGCCTCGCCGCGGTCTTCGTCCTCGTGCCCTGGCTCTACACCGGCCTCAAGGTGGCCGGCGCGGCCTACCTGCTCTACCTGGCCTGGAAGGCGCTGCGGCCGGGCGGGATCTCCATGTTCGAGACCCGTGAGCTGGCCCGGGACTCGTCCGCGAAGCTGTTCCGCATGGGCCTGCTGACCAACCTGCTCAACCCCAAGGCCGCCATCATGTACATGGCGCTCATTCCGCAGTTCATCGACCCGGCCGCGGGCAACGTGATGCTGCAGGGGTTCCTGCTCGGCGGTGTGCAGATCACGGTCAGCGTGATCGTCAACGCCATGTTCGTGATCGTCGCCGGGAGCATCGCGGCCTTCCTCGCCACCCGCCCCTCCTGGAGCAAGTTCCAGCGGTGGGTGACCGGTACCCTGCTCGGCGCGGTCGGCGTGAAGCTCGCCATCGACGCGCCGGCGCGGGCGGCCAGCTGA
- a CDS encoding TetR/AcrR family transcriptional regulator, translated as MVDRAGTGARAGRPRDAHLDAAILDSTMAVLGKVGYKHLTIGEVATRAGTTKPALYRRWASQQELVLAALARQLGGIEAPDTDCTLCDLHESISVFVDAFHRLPPNVLAPLLADCAGHDDLRTAFMTTLFEPPRAAVRQTLRGAIARGDLRPDLNLDLAVDLLASLVYYRALFGHAPLTGADIGDAVETLLRGIAVDYDTLLAHSLAQSSPSAAHGRHEPHA; from the coding sequence ATGGTCGATCGAGCCGGCACCGGCGCCCGCGCCGGGCGCCCCCGCGACGCCCACCTCGACGCCGCCATCCTCGACTCGACCATGGCCGTGCTCGGGAAGGTCGGCTACAAGCACCTGACCATCGGCGAGGTCGCCACCCGGGCCGGCACGACGAAACCCGCGCTCTACCGGCGCTGGGCGTCGCAGCAGGAACTGGTCCTCGCCGCGCTGGCCCGCCAGCTCGGCGGCATCGAGGCACCGGACACCGACTGCACGCTGTGTGACCTGCACGAGTCGATCAGCGTCTTCGTCGACGCGTTCCACCGGCTGCCGCCGAACGTCCTCGCCCCGCTGCTGGCCGACTGCGCCGGGCACGACGACCTGCGGACCGCCTTCATGACCACGCTCTTCGAACCGCCCCGGGCCGCCGTACGGCAGACGCTGCGCGGTGCGATCGCCCGCGGCGACCTGCGCCCCGACCTCAACCTCGACCTGGCCGTCGACCTACTGGCGTCGCTGGTGTACTACCGGGCCCTCTTCGGCCACGCGCCGCTGACCGGCGCCGACATCGGGGACGCCGTCGAGACGTTGCTGCGCGGGATCGCCGTGGACTACGACACCCTGCTCGCCCACAGCCTCGCGCAGAGCAGCCCCTCGGCCGCCCACGGCCGGCACGAACCGCACGCCTGA